The genomic window CCAACTGGACGACCGCCTGCGGGCGGTGCTCATCGTCGAGTCCGAGCTCGAGCGCGCGCCGGTACAGCGGCACGGCGTCCTCCGGCAGCCCGGCGGAGTCCCTCGCGCCCGCGCGCTCGAAGGCGGCCCTGGCGTCGTCGTCGCCGCGTTCCGCGGCGATGGCGTCGATCCGCTCGATCACCTCGTCGTCGACGAGCGACCCCGCGGCCAGTTCCCAGACCTCGGCGATCCGCCGGTCCCAGTCGTCGGTCATCCGTGCACTCCTCCTCGAGATGCGGAAGGGCCGGATGCCGCGTGGCATCCGGCCCTTCCGGGTGGTTTCGTTACTCGGCGTCGGCCTGCTCGGCCTCGGCCTTCTTCTTGGTGGCGCGCTTCTTCGGAGCCGGCTTCTCCTCGACGACCTCGGCCTCCACGGCCTCGGCCTCAGGAGCGGCCTCGCCCTCGTCATCGGAACCGGCGACGGCCGTGAACTCCGACAGGTCGACGGCGTTACCAGAGGCATCCGCGACCTTCGCCTTGCCCAGCGCGATCGCGAGCGCCTTGTTGCGGGCGACCTCGCCGACCATCGCGGGGATCTGGCCCTGCTCGCTCAGGATCTGCACGAACTCGTTCGGGTTCATGCCGTACTGCGCGGCACCCTGGACGAGGTACTGCGTGAGCTCCTCCTGGCTGACCTGGACCTTCTCCGTCTCGGCGATCTTGTCGAGGAGGATCTGGGTCTGGAAGGCCTTGGTGCTCGCCTCGGTGACCTCGGCGCGGTGCTCGTCGTCCTCGAGGCGTCCCTCGCCCTCGAGGTGGCGGTGCACCTCGTCCTCGATGACGCTGTCGGCGATCGGGATCTCGACGAGCTCGAGGAGCTTGTCGACGAGGAGGTCGCGAGCCTGCGAACCCTGGCTGAACGACTTGTTGCGGGCGACCTGCTCCTTGAGCGAGTCGGTCAGCTCGGCGATGGTGTCGAACTCGCTCGCGATCTGGGCGAAGTCGTCGTCGGCCTCGGGGAGCTCGCGCTCCTTGACGGCGGTGACGGTGACGGTGATCTCAGCGGTCTCGCCCTCGTGGTCGCCGCCGAGCAGCTTCGACTCGAAGGTGGTGGTCTCGTCGGCGGTGAGCGAGTCGAGCGCCTCGTCGATGCCGGCCAGCAGCTCGCCGGAGCCGACCTCGTACGAGATGCCGTTGGCGGTGTCGACCTCGGTCTCGCCGATCTTGGCGACGAGGTCGAGCGTCACGAAGTCGCCCGTCTTCGCGGGACGATCGACCGTGATGAGGGTGCCGAAGCGGCTGCGGAGGCGGTCGAGCTCCTGCTCGACCTCGTCCTCGGCGACCTCGACGTCGTCGACGACGAGCTCGAGGCCCTCGTAGGCGGGCAGCTCGATCTCGGGACGAACGTCGACCTCGATGGCGAGGAGCAGGTCGCCCGAGAAGTCCTTCTCGTTCGGCCACTCGACGATGTCGGCGGCCGGGCGGCCGAGCGGGCGCAGCTCGTGCTCGGCGACGGCGGCGCGGTAGAACCCGTCGAGGCCCTCGTTGACGGCGTGCTCGAGCACGGCGGCCTTGCCGACGCGCTGGTCGATGACGGGCGCCGGGACCTTGCCCTTGCGGAAGCCCGGGACGTTGATCTGCTCGGCGATGTGCTCGTACGCGTGGGTGATGCTGGGCTTCAGCTCCTCGGGCGTCACCGAGATGGTGAGCTTGGCGCGCGTCGGGCTCAGCTTCTCAACCGAAGTGGTCGGCATGGGGAAGATCTCCTGTTGTGTGGAAGTTCGTGTCGAGCCTGCACGACTCGTCGGGGCGACAGGATTCGAACCTGCGACCTCCCGCTCCCAAAGCGGGCGCTCTAGCCAAGCTGAGCTACGCCCCGAGTCGCTACTCAACTCGTCGGCCCGCCCGCGCAGGCATGCCGGAGCATGCGGGAGCGAAGATGGGCCCCCGAAAGTCTACTGCACGCAGGCGGTGCCCAATCGCCGGGTTCGGATCCCGGTCACATCGTCTCGACCCATCCGGCCCGCCAGTCGGCCGGCGCGAACGGCGACGCCCAGTACGCCGACTCGTGACGGATGCGCCCGTCGCGGATCTCGAAGACGAACACCGCATCGAAAACCCCGCCGTCTCCGTAGTCGGCGACGATCTCCGCCACCCAGAGTTCGCCGGAGCCGCGGATGCGCCGCGGCGTCAACGTCGGCAGGCCCGGGAACGCGGCGTACACCGCCCGTCGGTTCGCTCCCCCGACGATCCGCTCGCGTGACTGCGGCCACTCGATCACGACGTCGTCGTCGAACACGGCGTCCATCGCGTCGAGGTCTCTCGCGTTGATCGCGTCGACCAGCGCCTCGATCGTCGCGCGTCCGTCCATCTCGTTCTCCTTCGAACGGGTGACGCGCGGACCCCTCGTGCACGAACAGGTCTCGCGCGTGCACTACGATGTTCCAAGTGCCCGGATGCCGGGTGCTCGGGGATGTAGCTCAATGGTAGAGCCTCAGTCTTCCAAACTGATTACGCGGGTTCGATTCCCGTCATCCCCTCCCTTACCCGCGCAACGGATCAGCGTTTGCCCGTGCGACGACGTCGACCGCAGGTGTCACTAGCGGGTGCCAAGGGCTTATCCCCGTCGCTGCATCTCATGCGAGTTCGCCACGCACGAATTCGACGACTCGCGCCTCTCACCAAGAAACGATCCACAGCGAGTGCGTCTGGGGAAGACCACCTGTCCAGCCCGGCTACCATCCGAGCATGATCTCCCCCATGACCCGAACCGGGGTTCGACCAAATTCGACCCGCACGCTCAGCGCGATTGCGGGCTGCTTCGTTCTCGGCGCGTTGATCGCGGGCTGCACCAGCACGCCCGAGCTCGAACGAGCCCAGACGACCAGCTCGACCGGCGCGTCAGAGTCGGCGACGACTGAGGAGTCCGCCGCGGCCGATCCCGTGGGCGACGCCTCGAATTCGCCCTGCGGGCTTCTGGACGACGAAACCATCGCGGCGTTGATCGGTTCGACGCCCGCGGGGAACGAAGTCCAGGTCACGGGCACGGATCTGCCCGCCTGCCAGATCGGAAACACCTCGACTGGCGGCATCCAGGTCTCGCAGGTGCCCGCGGAGGATTGGGCGCGCTCGTTGCCGTCGGTGCTCGACAGCTTCCGCGCACTCCCCGACGGTGCGGTCGATCCCACCATGTTGCAGCAGATCGAGGGAGCAGCAGCGGAGCTCGAGGCCGGAGCAATCATCCCTGCGGACGAGGCGTGCGGCTATTTCAGCAGTCTCCTCGAACTGCAAGGCCGG from Agromyces sp. LHK192 includes these protein-coding regions:
- the tig gene encoding trigger factor, with amino-acid sequence MPTTSVEKLSPTRAKLTISVTPEELKPSITHAYEHIAEQINVPGFRKGKVPAPVIDQRVGKAAVLEHAVNEGLDGFYRAAVAEHELRPLGRPAADIVEWPNEKDFSGDLLLAIEVDVRPEIELPAYEGLELVVDDVEVAEDEVEQELDRLRSRFGTLITVDRPAKTGDFVTLDLVAKIGETEVDTANGISYEVGSGELLAGIDEALDSLTADETTTFESKLLGGDHEGETAEITVTVTAVKERELPEADDDFAQIASEFDTIAELTDSLKEQVARNKSFSQGSQARDLLVDKLLELVEIPIADSVIEDEVHRHLEGEGRLEDDEHRAEVTEASTKAFQTQILLDKIAETEKVQVSQEELTQYLVQGAAQYGMNPNEFVQILSEQGQIPAMVGEVARNKALAIALGKAKVADASGNAVDLSEFTAVAGSDDEGEAAPEAEAVEAEVVEEKPAPKKRATKKKAEAEQADAE
- a CDS encoding nuclear transport factor 2 family protein → MDGRATIEALVDAINARDLDAMDAVFDDDVVIEWPQSRERIVGGANRRAVYAAFPGLPTLTPRRIRGSGELWVAEIVADYGDGGVFDAVFVFEIRDGRIRHESAYWASPFAPADWRAGWVETM
- a CDS encoding DUF3558 domain-containing protein, encoding MISPMTRTGVRPNSTRTLSAIAGCFVLGALIAGCTSTPELERAQTTSSTGASESATTEESAAADPVGDASNSPCGLLDDETIAALIGSTPAGNEVQVTGTDLPACQIGNTSTGGIQVSQVPAEDWARSLPSVLDSFRALPDGAVDPTMLQQIEGAAAELEAGAIIPADEACGYFSSLLELQGREPGTTLSVSYIPDRESAMAVSAQQCVSGTYTTLLVAREGISADPAIIDQVTIALAGLG